A portion of the Stella humosa genome contains these proteins:
- a CDS encoding BrnT family toxin, translating to MKITFDPTKRDAALADRGLDFADAGMVFAGTTLDWVDGRFDYGEQRTITVGMLRGRMVVVVWTQRADARHIISMRRANDREQAKYR from the coding sequence ATGAAGATCACGTTTGACCCGACCAAACGCGATGCGGCTCTTGCAGACCGGGGCCTCGATTTCGCGGACGCGGGGATGGTGTTTGCCGGCACGACCTTGGACTGGGTAGATGGCCGGTTCGACTACGGGGAGCAGCGGACAATCACCGTCGGAATGCTGCGTGGGCGAATGGTCGTCGTGGTCTGGACTCAAAGGGCGGACGCTCGCCATATCATTTCCATGAGGAGGGCCAATGACCGGGAGCAAGCGAAATATCGGTAG
- a CDS encoding ABC transporter substrate-binding protein: MNRGIGRIATSAAAALAVLALAAAPVAAQKRGGTIVFAQEAPPPTLDPYFSTSVSTRNVAMNIFETLLTRDENNGLIKELAEDYTVSADGLTYTFTLRKGVKFHNGKEMTSADVKASFERYKRMALPKVTLAPVDAFETPDASTFVIRLKQKVPVFLEEISAFVSPIAILPAEQGDRDGGKIDIIGTGPFQFVEWIADSHLKLKKFDGYKPDERYKGTDGFAGRKEVLVDMVDIRLVKEPGTRVAGLESGQLHIVEDIPTESAKRLATRKDIVLYDLKNWWLHAAWVNHARVPTDNLKIRRAMQIALDMEAIMDISSDGAYALQAGLQYPGNPYYVDNGKELYNVNDPKKAQALLKEAGYKGEEFVIITNSSYQSMYKAAQVVAEQLKAIGMKVRIDVFDWATAMARRNNKDGWNLWFTGQGTGPSVGPFTALKDVVSPQLNQFVADPTLDKLFADMIAGETMEARKASFGQFQARVYDQVHFLKFGDFQRKQATRANVKGYSPYRIPRFWNVSIEN, translated from the coding sequence ATGAATCGAGGAATCGGCCGCATCGCCACGTCGGCCGCGGCGGCACTTGCCGTCCTGGCGCTGGCGGCGGCACCGGTCGCGGCGCAGAAGCGCGGCGGCACGATCGTCTTTGCCCAGGAGGCGCCGCCGCCGACGCTGGACCCCTATTTCTCGACCTCCGTGTCGACCCGCAACGTCGCCATGAACATCTTCGAGACGCTGCTGACGCGCGACGAGAACAACGGCCTGATCAAGGAACTGGCCGAGGACTACACGGTCAGCGCGGACGGCCTGACCTACACCTTCACCTTGCGGAAGGGCGTGAAGTTCCACAACGGCAAGGAGATGACGTCGGCCGACGTCAAGGCGTCGTTCGAGCGCTACAAGCGCATGGCGCTGCCCAAGGTGACGCTGGCCCCGGTCGATGCCTTCGAGACGCCGGACGCCAGCACCTTCGTCATCCGCCTGAAGCAGAAGGTGCCCGTCTTCCTGGAGGAGATCAGCGCCTTCGTCTCGCCGATCGCCATCCTGCCGGCCGAGCAGGGCGACCGCGACGGCGGCAAGATCGATATCATCGGCACCGGCCCGTTCCAGTTCGTGGAATGGATCGCCGACAGCCACCTGAAGCTGAAGAAGTTCGACGGCTACAAGCCGGACGAACGCTACAAGGGCACCGACGGCTTCGCCGGCCGCAAGGAAGTGCTGGTCGACATGGTCGACATCCGCCTGGTGAAGGAGCCGGGCACTCGCGTCGCCGGCCTGGAATCCGGCCAGCTCCACATCGTCGAGGACATCCCGACCGAATCCGCCAAGCGGCTGGCCACGCGCAAGGACATCGTCCTCTACGACCTGAAGAACTGGTGGCTGCACGCCGCCTGGGTCAACCACGCCCGCGTGCCGACCGACAACCTGAAGATCCGCCGCGCCATGCAGATCGCCCTCGACATGGAGGCGATCATGGATATCTCCAGCGACGGCGCCTACGCGCTGCAGGCGGGGCTGCAATATCCTGGCAACCCCTACTACGTCGACAACGGCAAGGAACTCTACAACGTCAACGACCCGAAGAAGGCCCAGGCCCTGCTGAAGGAGGCCGGCTACAAGGGCGAGGAGTTCGTCATCATCACGAACTCCAGCTACCAGAGCATGTACAAGGCGGCCCAGGTGGTGGCCGAGCAGTTGAAGGCGATCGGCATGAAGGTGCGGATCGACGTGTTCGACTGGGCGACCGCGATGGCCCGGCGCAACAACAAGGATGGCTGGAACCTGTGGTTCACCGGCCAGGGCACAGGCCCCTCGGTCGGCCCCTTCACCGCGCTCAAGGACGTGGTCTCGCCGCAGCTCAACCAGTTCGTGGCCGACCCGACGCTGGACAAGCTGTTCGCCGACATGATCGCCGGCGAGACGATGGAGGCGCGCAAGGCGTCCTTTGGCCAGTTCCAGGCACGCGTCTACGACCAGGTGCATTTCCTGAAGTTCGGCGACTTCCAGCGCAAGCAGGCGACGCGCGCCAATGTGA
- the carA gene encoding glutamine-hydrolyzing carbamoyl-phosphate synthase small subunit has translation MPPTAPPVPSTLPPPGATAVLVLADGSVFWGRGLGASRRTVGEVCFNTSMTGYQEILTDPSYAGQIITFTFPHIGNVGTNPEDIETVVPAARGLVLRADVTEPSNWRATRHLDAWLKQHELPGISGIDTRRVTRRIRDLGPPTGVLAHDPDGRFDIPALVEEARAWPGLEGMDLAIDVTCRQTYQWDETRYVFGEGYGRQENPRHHVVAIDYGAKRNILRSLASQGCRVTVVPATATAEDVMRHQPDGVFLSNGPGDPAATGAYAVPTLKTLIDTGLPIFGICLGHQMLALALGGETRKMEIGHRGANHPVKALDSGRVEITSQNHGFCVVSETLPEGVEVSHVSLFDGTNQGIRVKDRPIFSVQYHPEASPGPQDSQYLFQRFVRMMDEKRG, from the coding sequence ATGCCGCCGACGGCCCCACCCGTCCCCAGCACCCTGCCCCCGCCCGGCGCCACCGCCGTCCTGGTCCTGGCAGACGGGAGTGTCTTCTGGGGCCGAGGGTTGGGAGCATCGCGCCGCACGGTGGGCGAGGTCTGCTTCAACACCTCTATGACCGGGTATCAGGAGATCCTGACCGACCCGTCCTATGCCGGGCAGATCATCACCTTCACCTTCCCGCATATCGGCAATGTCGGCACCAATCCCGAGGACATCGAGACGGTCGTGCCGGCCGCCCGCGGCCTGGTGCTGCGCGCCGACGTGACCGAGCCGTCGAACTGGCGCGCCACCCGCCACCTCGACGCCTGGCTGAAGCAGCACGAGCTGCCCGGCATCAGCGGCATCGACACCCGCCGCGTCACCCGGCGCATCCGCGACCTGGGGCCGCCGACCGGCGTGCTGGCGCACGACCCCGACGGCCGCTTCGACATCCCGGCCCTGGTCGAGGAAGCGCGCGCCTGGCCCGGCCTGGAGGGCATGGACCTGGCGATCGACGTCACCTGCCGCCAGACCTATCAGTGGGACGAGACGCGCTACGTATTCGGCGAAGGCTACGGCCGGCAGGAGAACCCGCGCCACCACGTCGTCGCCATCGACTATGGCGCCAAGCGCAACATCCTGCGCTCGCTCGCCTCCCAGGGCTGCCGCGTCACCGTGGTGCCGGCGACGGCGACGGCCGAGGACGTGATGCGCCACCAGCCGGACGGCGTCTTCCTGTCGAACGGCCCGGGCGACCCGGCGGCGACCGGCGCCTATGCCGTGCCGACCCTGAAGACGCTGATCGACACCGGCCTGCCGATCTTCGGCATCTGCCTTGGCCACCAGATGCTGGCCCTGGCGCTGGGCGGCGAGACGCGCAAGATGGAGATCGGCCATCGCGGCGCCAACCACCCCGTCAAGGCGCTGGACAGCGGCCGGGTCGAGATCACCAGCCAGAACCACGGCTTCTGCGTCGTCTCCGAAACCCTGCCCGAGGGCGTCGAGGTCAGCCACGTGTCGCTGTTTGACGGCACCAACCAGGGCATCCGGGTAAAGGATCGGCCGATCTTCTCGGTCCAGTACCACCCCGAAGCGTCCCCCGGGCCGCAGGACAGCCAATACCTCTTCCAGCGGTTCGTCCGCATGATGGACGAGAAGCGCGGATAA
- a CDS encoding BrnA antitoxin family protein produces the protein MTGSKRNIGSDLAKVDAHVITAEEYEEIPELPDQFFAEAVEHRAGKPVKRGRPPSASPKELVHIRLSRQVVDAFRAGGPGWQTRINDTLEAAVRREKEGAGSSSP, from the coding sequence ATGACCGGGAGCAAGCGAAATATCGGTAGCGACTTGGCGAAGGTCGACGCCCACGTCATCACGGCAGAAGAATATGAAGAAATACCGGAACTGCCGGACCAGTTCTTCGCTGAAGCCGTTGAGCATCGGGCCGGCAAGCCGGTGAAACGAGGGCGGCCGCCCTCTGCCTCGCCGAAGGAACTGGTACATATCCGGTTGTCGCGCCAGGTGGTGGATGCATTTCGGGCCGGCGGGCCGGGCTGGCAGACCCGGATCAACGACACGCTTGAGGCGGCGGTTCGCCGAGAGAAAGAGGGCGCCGGATCGTCCTCGCCTTGA